tcctTTCGCAGAGATGCGATTTGGGCTACTAGCTCGGCCTCGGCGGCTGTTTGGGTTGATGGGGCGTTTCCGTagggagtgcatgggggtagCGCTGGGCTAGCCCCAGCTTGCCTTCCGAACGGTGCCCCGTCCTCCGATAGAAAAGTGGGTATTgaagtggtccccatgtgtttaggggatagtgggttaattgtttttcgtttcccacagacggcgccaaactgttgatgcgaaaaagtggtttgacacgtggttcgcccaacttagtgatattgtgtcttcggaaggtagttagtcttcggaagatcaagttcctgcaaagggaacgttcggtaagaccttgggggtaccggtgtggtaccggccgaaggctctccgatgcttaagtaagtacggatttagtaaagattagactatagatcaagcgatagcgtaccgttgattcttctctccctcttttGGGAGTAGGGGTCTCTTTATATAGGCCTGAGGAGGCGTGCATTAtgttcatatttccgatgtgggactgtagaagcTGGTCGAGAGCACGACACGTGTCCCAGGTCAAAAGTATCATGATGTTTAGGGTTCGGTAGGATTATTGCCGAAGGGCCCGCAGTGTCAAATGTTGACTTCGTCCACGcgtcaggtggtcattggtcgttCATATACGGTATCAATACCAtccattcaaatttcaattggaAAGACAAAACAAACGTTAATTATCTCCCTTAGTTTTTTTTACTTCGTTTGTTAAATAATTATGGCCATGTCCGGGTCCATTCTGATGATTTTAAATCTAGAGATTTAGATGACAtcataattaaggtgaaagtgtttatttaattaaaccACTGCAATCTTTGTATGTCAAgatatgaataaaaaagaaaccaagaaaataaatggatTTTAAATGACTACTTACATAGTAATTTCAAAACCATTCTAATATCTTTTAAATTCGTacaatttgatatttttttagttttttttaaagcaaatTTAACTTTGCTAGGTCGAAACTGTCTTAGCTTGAAGATTATTCCTCACACTTTGGCTTTGTCCATGAGATTATTCCTCACACTTTGGCTTTGTCCCTTGGGTTTTTAATCAGCATCGATCACATCGTTAATCTTTATATCTTGGCCATGCTTTCCTCAACATTCAGATTATTGATACTTTGGACATTATTTGCGTTACATATCATCATCAATATTAATATCACTCACGCACGGATTCAACCTCCTGGTATTCCTGCAACCTTCTGTGTTAGCAGCAAAGGTAACTACACCAATAACAGTACCTACCAGCAAAACCTTAATGACCTTCTCTCATCATTGCTTTCCAATAGCAACGGCTACGGGTTCTACAACTCCTCCCGTGGCCAAAACTCTGAGACAGTTTACGCAATCGGGCTTTGTAGAGGAGATGCTAAGTCCGATGTCTGCGGTAAATGCCTTAGTGACGCGGCCTATGTTCTCCAGGAGGCTTGTCCTAATCAGAAGGAGGCAATTGGATTTTACAGACGTTGTATGTTACGCTACTCAAACCGCTCCATGTTTGGTTTAGTGGAAGTTAATCCTGCTTTCTCTGTGAGGAAAGTAAAAAACGTATCATCTACAAACTTGGATGCTTTTAATCAAGAGGTCTCTGCCTTATTAAATGCACTAACAAGCGAAGCTGCTGGGCGTGGTGATCTTCTTAagtttgcagtaggaaatgcAAGCGTCGGCGCAAATTCTAATGTAACAATCTATGGACTTGCTCAGTGCACTCCAGAGTTGTCAGAGATAGAGTGTACTAATTGCTTTAATGTTTCGTTGGGGGCTATCCGAACATGTTGTAGTGGATCAATGGGTGCGAGAGTTGCCACACCTAGCTGTACCATAAGGTATGAGTCTCACCCCTTCTTTTACAGTACAACTCAGATACCATGGCCCCTTGCAACACCGGCCTCTGCTTCTCCTCAACCACCACCTGCCAATCACACGGTTCCAAAAGGTATATTATTCATGTCCCCTTAGGCCTTGAAAGTAACCAAACTTGTGGTTGACTTTCTGATGTGAATTGGATTGAACATGAGGCCAACATTAGTTTTTCATCccatcatattttatttttgtaatatCTTCTTCTGGACAACAGGGGAGGGGaaggtttatttttttctagtTGTAGATGCAAATAACATTGtttatttactatttttttggtcttaTGCAAATGAACGTTTTGGTTCCCAAACACTAATAGATGATCATAACTCTGAGTTACCTAGTGAAAGGATTTAACTGATCAAAATTCAACCCCATGATGCTCCGATAAGAGATGCTAGattaatttctgatttttgcAGGAAAGAAGAGTAATACATCTCGGACTGTCATCATTACTGTTGTGGTACTTGTCGTTTCTTTGTTTCTAATTATATCCATATGTATTTATCTGAGAGTGAAGAAGAGAAGGGAAAAACTTGAAGGTAAGTTGAGATCAGTTTTTCCTTATAGCTTTCCCTGAAACAAACTGACCTCTTGTGAACTTTTTAATTTGTGTCACATTTTCTTATGCAAATTTAAGAAGGAGATGAAATTAGAAGTGCAGAAGCCTTGCAATTCGACTTCAACTCCATTAGAATTGCCACAAATAACTTTTGTGAAGGAAATAAGCTTGGACATGGTGGATTTGGTGCTGTTTACAGGGTAATAAAACATCCACAATCGTGTTGGTTATGTGCCTCAGCGAGCAGTATAAGTTAACTTTCAGATTCCTCTTGAATTATGCAGGGTAGGCTCTTGAATGAAGAAGATATAGCAGTTAAAAGGCTTTCTAGAGATTCTGCACAAGGGGACATAGAATTTAGAAATGAGGTCGAATTAGTAGCGAAGCTTCAACATCGAAATTTAGTTAGACTCCTTGGTTTCTGCCTGGAAGGAAATGAAAGACTTCTTGTGTATGAGTTTGTCCATAACGCAAGTCTCGACCAATTCATATTTGGTATGTATATATGCATGCGTTGGAACTCTGTTGCTTCCAAAACGAACAACAACAAACATaattaatacaaaatattatttcttcATGAGTATGCAGATCCAATCAAGCGTGCACAATTAGACTGGGATAGGCGCTACAAAATCATAGTAGGCATTGGGCGAGGACTTGTTTACCTTCATGAGGACTCTCGTCTTAGAGTTATTCATCGTGACCTCAAAGCTGGTAACATTTTGTTAGATGCCGAAATGAATCCTAAAATTGCAGATTTTGGCATGGCGAGATTGTTCGTGCTTGATCAAACAGAAGGGGAAACCAATCGAATTGTGGGGACATAGTAAGTACTAGaccatgatatatatatatatatatatatatatatatatatatgtgtgtgtgtgtgtgtgtgtggggcTTGTAACGGTGTTTGGCTTTACCAATAATTTCCAAGTTTACAATGATCCGTACCATAAACTTTGTGAGAAATATCCTGACTACTCAAAGACTTAATTATACAAGTAATCACAAGAAATAAGATACTTTGAGTATAAAGATGAAAATTTCATCTAGGTTAATTAAGTTTGATACACTTTTGTCGATTTATTTGTAGCGGATATATGGCTCCAGAGTATGCGATGCATGGACAGTTTTCTGTGAAGTCTGatgtttatagctttggtGTGTTACTTTTAGAGATAATAAGCGGACAGAAGAATAATGCTTTATGCCATGGAGGGAATGTGAATCTTTTAAACTGTGTAAGTAACTACGTCTGGTTATTATTGCAATTGAATACACGCATATATGAAGTAAGAAAAAGTATGACtgattgtattttattttggtcaaGTATGACTGATTTGTTTTAGGACGTATGAATTCTTGCATGCAGGTATGGAAAAGTTGGAAGGAAGGGgagaaaacttcaaatttaatAGATCCCACCTTGAAGACTGGTTTAACAACTGAAATAATGAGATGCATCCACATTGGATTGCTATGTGTGCAACCGAATATAATTGAGAGGCCAACCATGGCTTC
The window above is part of the Prunus dulcis chromosome 1, ALMONDv2, whole genome shotgun sequence genome. Proteins encoded here:
- the LOC117625610 gene encoding putative receptor-like protein kinase At4g00960, with protein sequence MLSSTFRLLILWTLFALHIIININITHARIQPPGIPATFCVSSKGNYTNNSTYQQNLNDLLSSLLSNSNGYGFYNSSRGQNSETVYAIGLCRGDAKSDVCGKCLSDAAYVLQEACPNQKEAIGFYRRCMLRYSNRSMFGLVEVNPAFSVRKVKNVSSTNLDAFNQEVSALLNALTSEAAGRGDLLKFAVGNASVGANSNVTIYGLAQCTPELSEIECTNCFNVSLGAIRTCCSGSMGARVATPSCTIRYESHPFFYSTTQIPWPLATPASASPQPPPANHTVPKGKKSNTSRTVIITVVVLVVSLFLIISICIYLRVKKRREKLEEGDEIRSAEALQFDFNSIRIATNNFCEGNKLGHGGFGAVYRGRLLNEEDIAVKRLSRDSAQGDIEFRNEVELVAKLQHRNLVRLLGFCLEGNERLLVYEFVHNASLDQFIFDPIKRAQLDWDRRYKIIVGIGRGLVYLHEDSRLRVIHRDLKAGNILLDAEMNPKIADFGMARLFVLDQTEGETNRIVGTYGYMAPEYAMHGQFSVKSDVYSFGVLLLEIISGQKNNALCHGGNVNLLNCVWKSWKEGEKTSNLIDPTLKTGLTTEIMRCIHIGLLCVQPNIIERPTMASVVLMLTSNSPTLPVPSQPFSVIQPETPTKVIRSNPSQNTVQKSVNEASFTELFPR